Proteins co-encoded in one Hyla sarda isolate aHylSar1 chromosome 4, aHylSar1.hap1, whole genome shotgun sequence genomic window:
- the LOC130368988 gene encoding uncharacterized protein LOC130368988 isoform X2, whose protein sequence is MSHNSDIEDSASVLEETTRMSDHTSISSLRNWSIPKLTAELVRRGIPYPATARKAELYRLLSSDTAGPSNEEVSNCTLHTSLTQLHALVNSLSSSLTDMQSRVEAIENRDSVPPTPQVPIQTPTHAAPTGTPPAIPTISPAHFIPPHIKKDILDGKDINLASLVIATHDLMENKTIACGDVSVVLKSKDVRLSRKLSLSEFIMAFSIYRDIICTTKPERREELDHYLYKVTELSHKFYDYHRSFSAKAAAALGQFGYTINWASIDTEIFCTHFAGLKTPVCARCQASSHTAEWCSSSSTEVSGALARTSSLAQPRVQKSSGIVDKLGRPIRYLGKSQICNNFNYTACNYNQCRLLHVCAICFRAHPKVACPQKSEKS, encoded by the coding sequence ATGTCTCACAACTCTGATATCGAGGACTCAGCCTCAGTCCTGGAAGAAACCACCAGAATGTCTGATCACACTAGTATTTCCTCTTTGAGGAATTGGTCTATACCAAAATTGACTGCGGAGCTAGTCAGGAGAGGAATCCCTTACCCTGCTACTGCCAGAAAAGCAGAACTATATCGTCTACTATCGTCAGATACGGCTGGGCCCAGCAATGAGGAAGTGTCAAACTGTACCTTGCATACCTCTCTAACCCAATTACACGCTCTAGTTAACAGTCTCTCCTCGTCCCTCACGGATATGCAGTCTAGAGTTGAGGCCATAGAAAACAGGGACTCGGTACCACCCACGCCACAGGTCCCAATCCAGACGCCAACTCACGCCGCCCCCACAGGTACCCCTCCAGCTATTCCTACTATTTCCCCAGCTCATTTTATACCACCCCATATAAAGAAAGATATCTTAGACGGGAAAGATATCAACCTAGCTTCTCTTGTCATAGCAACACATGATCTAATGGAGAATAAGACAATCGCTTGTGGGGATGTCTCTGTGGTTTTGAAATCGAAAGATGTTCGCCTTAGTAGGAAATTATCCTTGTCAGAATTTATCATGGCATTTAGCATATACCGTGACATCATTTGTACTACAAAACCAGAGAGAAGAGAAGAGCTGGATCACTATCTATACAAGGTGACTGAGTTATCACACAAATTCTACGACTACCATAGGTCTTTTTCGGCCAAAGCGGCAGCTGCATTAGGTCAATTTGGATACACCATTAATTGGGCTTCAATTGACACTGAGATTTTCTGTACTCATTTTGCTGGGTTGAAGACGCCGGTTTGTGCTAGATGTCAAGCTAGTAGTCACACGGCTGAATGGTGTAGCTCCTCAAGTACAGAGGTCAGTGGCGCTCTGGCGAGGACATCCTCTTTAGCACAGCCCAGGGTACAGAAATCCTCAGGGATAGTAGACAAATTAGGAAGGCCCATTAGGTACTTAGGGAAATCTCAGATATGCAATAATTTTAATTACACGGCGTGTAATTATAATCAGTGTAGGCTTCTGCACGTCTGTGCCATTTGCTTCAGGGCCCATCCTAAAGTGGCTTGTCCACAGAAGAGCGAGAAATCCTGA
- the LOC130368988 gene encoding uncharacterized protein LOC130368988 isoform X1, with translation MGRGAWLSKADITDAFKLLPIMPQLWKWHGINWRDSYYFATKLTFGARSSPWLFNEFASALHWLLENRFCCSHVIHYLDDFLLIEPPSSIPRDLQVLLAVFSQIAVPISPRKVEGPTKQLTFLGIVLDTQEKEARLPVEKLQNIRAVIHKLVNVPQITKVELQSVLGMLNFAMRIIPQGRTFISHLLVLLSAVPTQNTVIQLGQSAMSDLLMWDNFLRSWNGISFFIPKVKNQSPRIFTDASSISGFAAIWEGHWLAAPWPPGIYGITGFSQNSALFELFPIVAAAQVWGEAWHRSTVLFVSDNAATVEILLKGRSSSPQIMSLARKLVWLSLHHGLNFTAAHISGIQNIAADALSRQKFSLFFQVMPEADVTGTQVPQFQSLILD, from the coding sequence ATGGGTCGGGGAGCCTGGCTATCCAAGGCCGATATAACAGATGCGTTTAAATTACTCCCAATTATGCCACAATTATGGAAGTGGCACGGCATCAATTGGAGGGATAGCTACTATTTTGCTACGAAACTTACGTTTGGGGCCAGAAGTAGTCCCTGGTTATTTAATGAATTCGCCTCTGCTCTCCATTGGTTGCTGGAAAATAGGTTTTGTTGCTCTCACGTCATCCATTATCTGGATGACTTCCTGCTGATCGAACCCCCCTCCTCTATTCCTAGAGATCTGCAAGTATTACTCGCTGTTTTTTCTCAGATAGCAGTTCCCATTTCTCCAAGAAAAGTTGAGGGCCCTACTAAACAACTCACATTCCTAGGTATTGTCCTGGACACTCAGGAAAAGGAGGCTAGACTTCCTGTTGAAAAACTTCAGAATATCAGAGCAGTCATTCATAAATTGGTAAATGTTCCCCAGATTACCAAAGTAGAGTTACAGTCAGTACTTGGCATGCTCAACTTCGCAATGCGAATAATTCCACAGGGTAGGACGTTTATTTCTCATCTGTTAGTCCTCCTATCTGCCGTTCCAACCCAAAATACTGTCATACAGCTGGGACAGTCGGCCATGTCAGACCTGCTAATGTGGGATAACTTCCTTAGGTCATGGAATGGGATTTCATTTTTTATCCCCAAAGTCAAAAATCAGTCACCTCGTATTTTCACGGATGCCTCCTCCATATCTGGGTTTGCAGCCATTTGGGAAGGTCATTGGTTGGCAGCTCCATGGCCCCCTGGGATTTATGGCATAACAGGTTTTTCACAGAATTCAGCACTTTTTGAACTCTTTCCTATCGTGGCGGCAGCCCAGGTATGGGGAGAAGCGTGGCACAGGTCCACTGTGTTATTTGTATCTGACAATGCCGCCACTGTCGAGATACTGCTGAAAGGTAGATCTAGCAGTCCACAGATCATGTCCCTGGCCAGAAAATTAGTCTGGTTATCTCTGCATCATGGGTTAAATTTCACAGCAGCTCATATCAGTGGTATCCAAAATATAGCGGCAGATGCTCTCTCTAGACAGAAATTCTCTCTTTTCTTCCAGGTCATGCCGGAAGCAGACGTGACAGGCACTCAGGTTCCACAGTTTCAATCCCTGATTCTGGATTGA